The Chryseobacterium suipulveris genome window below encodes:
- a CDS encoding McrC family protein: MTKPLDVFCEIPCLTEQSKQLGGVALQKKWFKSADKRIIGQYLQKFIDYNTEQFKFLGIQPYIIGSDQSTALTFRSSGFIGSIPLRASDTGKQIGDFVVMPRFTGRDRFEDYIEILDLLGTEINPEVIDSLPLASGKNFRPPLYLEAVKFIAALEKLTMRPWRKFDNIEKVSNQPTGQINWTKYINNEYKVENRLKFPARTNVLSEFHTEYSEIRYVFDICKSELLSANTPQRIKNTLRNKLSFLEECLYHHKPKATNYITIGFSDSPTVKNCKEQANRILNFNLVASTAWRVDFSDVFEKFIQHIFKEATKETGGKLYSNFKFHSRTSKHYSWELKHIEPDAIFQKENVLVFLDAKYKSNLYNKFDQSEVLKEDHRHDLHQIMAYSSFSKSDFKFGFLCYPSDQIEIKSIQYKNGINEATNTIFILGVPLKKESINETKRLLTKELNEIEKITTTR; the protein is encoded by the coding sequence ATGACAAAGCCATTAGACGTTTTTTGTGAAATCCCTTGCCTAACTGAACAATCAAAACAGTTGGGTGGAGTTGCTTTGCAAAAAAAGTGGTTCAAATCAGCAGATAAAAGAATAATTGGTCAGTATCTTCAAAAATTTATAGATTACAACACCGAACAATTTAAATTCCTTGGTATTCAACCTTATATAATTGGCTCTGACCAAAGCACTGCACTAACATTCCGTTCATCTGGTTTCATTGGCTCTATTCCTTTAAGAGCTTCTGACACTGGAAAGCAAATCGGAGATTTTGTGGTTATGCCAAGGTTTACCGGACGTGACAGATTTGAGGACTACATCGAAATTCTAGACCTACTTGGAACTGAAATTAACCCAGAGGTAATTGATAGTTTACCATTAGCATCAGGTAAGAATTTTAGACCACCATTGTATTTGGAGGCTGTAAAATTCATAGCAGCTCTTGAAAAACTAACAATGAGGCCGTGGAGAAAGTTTGACAATATTGAAAAGGTTTCAAATCAGCCTACTGGTCAAATCAATTGGACAAAATATATCAACAACGAATATAAGGTAGAAAACAGGTTGAAATTTCCGGCAAGAACGAATGTTTTAAGTGAATTCCATACCGAATATTCTGAAATTAGATATGTCTTTGACATTTGTAAAAGTGAACTACTTTCAGCCAATACACCGCAAAGAATTAAGAATACTTTACGAAACAAATTAAGTTTCCTTGAAGAGTGTTTGTATCATCACAAGCCAAAAGCAACAAACTATATCACAATTGGATTTTCCGACAGTCCCACTGTGAAAAACTGCAAGGAACAAGCTAATAGAATTTTAAACTTCAACCTTGTAGCCAGTACTGCTTGGCGTGTTGACTTTTCAGATGTGTTTGAAAAATTTATTCAACATATTTTTAAAGAAGCTACAAAAGAAACTGGCGGAAAACTTTACTCAAATTTTAAGTTTCATTCCAGGACTTCAAAACATTACTCTTGGGAACTAAAACATATCGAGCCGGACGCAATTTTTCAAAAAGAAAATGTTTTGGTTTTTTTAGACGCAAAATACAAATCGAATTTATACAACAAGTTTGACCAAAGTGAAGTACTGAAAGAAGACCACAGGCACGACTTACATCAAATAATGGCTTACTCATCATTCAGTAAGTCAGATTTTAAATTTGGCTTCCTGTGCTATCCATCTGACCAAATTGAAATAAAAAGCATTCAGTATAAAAACGGTATTAATGAAGCAACAAATACAATATTTATCCTAGGGGTTCCATTAAAGAAAGAGAGCATTAACGAGACAAAAAGACTATTGACAAAAGAGCTTAATGAAATTGAAAAAATAACAACGACCCGGTAA
- a CDS encoding AAA family ATPase: MSIENIRQFIKEKAEQFGGQQSSDFIERNNTKEDAFEKGGAYFGLISPEEENQGPYHDFSIVVFPSKEEGKSWLIALGIGSLGFKNDYDLASYPGLRRLFSKIVDSHSFIKSDFSDIENGLPKEFFNREDIVHLRKSIDNSKGYGKVLPAIQILKDPESDDSKALITAFVALYAKIRGWNWKAEYTKAIDEALEPFITDTAIDCKNEVRNLLLERKYLVLQGPPGTGKTRIAKQVAELMEAEIFFTQFHAETSYSDFIYGVRPKLTSDQLSYELIKGELVKAIEFASKPENAQKNTILIIDEINRANLANVLGPIFYLFEHKMDITNSEIEISPNTKIKELPTKFFVLTTMNTADRSLAVVDFALRRRFAWYSLKPTSILGKTKKIDNKKVVQIENSNSFFFTEDFTKISNIFDWYASSTELNLQPGQGYFIAETEDEMKNRIRYEIFPLIKEYLQEGLLRNAKEEFNNYFSTRINLSLFE, from the coding sequence ATGAGTATAGAAAACATTAGACAATTCATAAAAGAAAAAGCAGAACAATTCGGAGGACAACAAAGCTCTGATTTTATTGAACGTAATAATACTAAAGAAGACGCATTTGAAAAAGGTGGTGCTTATTTTGGGTTGATTTCACCGGAAGAAGAAAATCAAGGACCTTATCACGACTTCTCAATTGTTGTATTCCCATCTAAAGAGGAAGGGAAATCTTGGCTTATAGCTTTAGGAATAGGTTCACTTGGTTTTAAAAATGATTACGACCTAGCCTCATATCCTGGACTAAGAAGGTTATTTTCAAAAATTGTCGATTCACATAGTTTCATTAAGTCTGATTTTTCTGACATTGAGAATGGTTTGCCAAAAGAATTTTTCAATCGTGAAGATATTGTCCATCTGAGAAAGTCAATTGACAATAGTAAAGGATATGGAAAGGTATTACCGGCTATTCAAATACTGAAAGACCCAGAATCTGATGATTCAAAGGCTTTGATAACAGCTTTCGTAGCACTTTATGCTAAAATTAGAGGGTGGAATTGGAAAGCAGAATATACAAAGGCAATAGACGAGGCTTTAGAACCTTTCATTACAGATACTGCTATAGATTGCAAAAATGAAGTACGTAATCTGTTATTAGAAAGAAAATATTTGGTTCTTCAGGGTCCTCCTGGCACAGGCAAAACCAGAATTGCAAAACAAGTAGCTGAATTGATGGAGGCTGAGATTTTCTTCACTCAATTTCACGCAGAAACATCATACTCTGATTTCATTTACGGCGTTAGACCTAAATTAACTTCTGACCAATTATCATATGAACTCATAAAAGGAGAGCTTGTAAAAGCGATTGAGTTTGCGTCAAAACCAGAAAATGCTCAAAAAAACACCATACTAATCATTGATGAAATTAACCGAGCTAACCTTGCAAATGTATTAGGTCCAATATTCTATTTGTTTGAACACAAAATGGATATTACTAATTCTGAAATTGAAATCTCTCCTAACACAAAGATTAAAGAGTTGCCAACTAAGTTTTTTGTTTTAACAACTATGAATACCGCAGACAGAAGTTTAGCTGTAGTTGATTTTGCATTACGAAGAAGATTTGCCTGGTATTCACTAAAACCTACTTCAATATTAGGAAAGACAAAGAAAATAGATAACAAAAAAGTTGTTCAAATCGAAAATTCAAACAGTTTCTTTTTCACAGAAGACTTTACTAAAATCAGCAATATATTTGACTGGTATGCTTCAAGCACTGAATTAAACTTACAACCAGGACAAGGCTACTTCATTGCTGAAACCGAAGACGAAATGAAAAATCGTATTCGTTATGAAATATTCCCTTTGATTAAAGAATATCTTCAAGAAGGACTATTGCGAAATGCTAAAGAAGAGTTCAACAACTATTTCTCGACAAGAATAAATCTATCTCTTTTCGAATGA
- a CDS encoding GNAT family N-acetyltransferase, whose protein sequence is MEIIIRKAEEKDSEKIWTLMEQLAVFEKYIDSFAITPEIVKESGFRKIPPDFYCIVADDNDKIAGMLLYYFLPYTAQNRPAIYMKELYVDENYRGQKIGEQLMNALKIEAEQNNCNQIKWTDAPWNKAGQKFYERLGATENNEWLNYEWKI, encoded by the coding sequence ATGGAAATAATTATCAGAAAAGCAGAAGAAAAAGACAGCGAAAAAATTTGGACTTTAATGGAACAACTTGCTGTTTTTGAAAAATATATTGACAGTTTTGCCATTACGCCAGAAATTGTAAAAGAAAGTGGATTTCGCAAAATTCCGCCAGACTTTTATTGTATAGTAGCGGACGACAACGACAAAATTGCGGGAATGTTGCTTTATTATTTCTTGCCTTACACGGCTCAAAACCGACCAGCGATTTATATGAAAGAGCTTTATGTGGACGAAAATTATCGTGGACAGAAAATTGGCGAACAACTTATGAATGCTTTAAAAATTGAGGCAGAACAAAACAATTGCAATCAAATAAAATGGACAGATGCACCTTGGAACAAAGCAGGACAGAAATTCTATGAGCGTTTGGGAGCAACAGAAAATAATGAGTGGCTTAACTATGAATGGAAAATTTAG
- a CDS encoding toprim domain-containing protein: MKNQSKLVVLFVEGDTEAEFYKLLISYYRSKSNKNFPEIKIINLKGIGRFEAKVISKLKNDILKDKKFAGFEINVFCCYDTDVFELAKKPPTNWAKVRKGIKELGIKSFYEIKSEKMIEDWFIKDLDGICDFLKLKRPKKVSQEGLKVLKDLFKASNKIYQKGSYTHKFLEKLDLAKIIASLKGVFNDLENCLNVKAGS, translated from the coding sequence ATGAAAAATCAATCTAAACTAGTTGTTTTGTTTGTTGAAGGAGATACTGAAGCGGAGTTCTATAAATTGTTAATTAGTTACTATAGAAGTAAATCCAATAAAAATTTTCCTGAAATAAAAATAATAAATTTAAAAGGTATTGGAAGATTTGAGGCTAAAGTTATTTCAAAATTGAAAAACGATATTCTAAAAGATAAAAAATTTGCCGGGTTTGAAATTAATGTTTTCTGTTGCTATGATACAGATGTATTTGAATTAGCAAAAAAGCCTCCGACTAATTGGGCTAAAGTTCGAAAAGGTATTAAAGAACTAGGAATAAAGTCTTTTTATGAAATAAAATCCGAAAAAATGATTGAAGATTGGTTCATTAAGGATTTAGATGGAATCTGTGATTTTTTGAAACTAAAGAGACCTAAAAAAGTTTCGCAAGAAGGATTGAAAGTGTTGAAGGATTTGTTTAAAGCAAGTAATAAAATTTACCAAAAAGGATCTTACACTCATAAATTTCTTGAAAAATTAGATTTGGCAAAAATTATTGCATCTTTAAAAGGTGTTTTCAATGATTTAGAAAATTGTTTGAATGTCAAAGCTGGCTCTTAG
- a CDS encoding HEPN domain-containing protein translates to MSEIYYKRAICFCNKKIKKPFICDLFQIKPITDYIDSDIPTNHFPFILEYKVDKNNVIYYSYEDIFETFDNKTKDFLSEISHETNTMNYILKLLTVVSNFIFFTYDINDQAWFINLNGKTEEEISCKYGAKLYFDSNMKDKMHINGFTKIEEEEIEPQKHSEYYTNPDLDNERKNEITFSEMTKKFFEYITELDDVQKKYFDSAVTLINNGCKIRQNMKSISFLAFVSSIEAMTTLEGKINKIEIEFECNSCQSIKTSAYNCKKCGRPIWGISQQIKLYLEKYLSSSEKFKTIINKLYSRRSQIAHTGGLFTSDEFFDWDNPKTREAHNIELIAAMQYSKMSLVNYVLKNINEKRRKNCR, encoded by the coding sequence ATGTCTGAAATATATTATAAAAGAGCAATCTGTTTTTGTAACAAAAAAATCAAAAAACCATTCATATGTGATTTATTCCAGATAAAACCAATCACTGATTACATAGACTCAGATATTCCTACAAATCATTTCCCTTTTATTTTAGAATATAAAGTAGATAAAAACAATGTCATTTATTATTCTTATGAAGACATTTTCGAAACATTCGATAACAAAACAAAAGATTTTCTTTCAGAGATATCGCACGAAACCAATACAATGAATTATATATTGAAACTTTTAACTGTTGTTTCAAATTTTATTTTTTTCACATACGATATCAATGATCAAGCTTGGTTTATTAATTTAAATGGAAAAACAGAAGAAGAAATTTCCTGTAAGTATGGTGCGAAATTATATTTCGACTCAAATATGAAAGACAAAATGCATATAAATGGATTTACAAAAATTGAAGAAGAAGAAATCGAACCACAAAAACATTCAGAATATTACACAAATCCTGATTTGGATAATGAAAGAAAGAACGAAATAACATTTTCCGAAATGACAAAAAAATTCTTTGAATATATTACTGAATTAGATGATGTACAAAAAAAATACTTTGATTCTGCAGTTACTTTAATTAATAATGGCTGTAAGATTAGACAAAACATGAAAAGTATTTCATTTCTAGCTTTTGTTTCAAGTATCGAAGCAATGACAACACTTGAAGGAAAAATAAATAAGATAGAAATTGAGTTTGAATGTAATTCTTGTCAATCAATAAAAACTTCAGCGTACAATTGTAAAAAATGCGGAAGACCAATTTGGGGAATTAGTCAACAAATTAAATTGTATCTTGAAAAATACCTGTCTAGTTCTGAAAAGTTCAAAACAATAATTAACAAATTATATAGTAGAAGGTCTCAAATTGCGCACACAGGAGGTTTATTTACAAGCGATGAATTCTTTGACTGGGATAATCCAAAAACACGTGAAGCACATAATATTGAACTAATTGCAGCAATGCAATATAGTAAAATGAGTTTAGTAAATTATGTATTGAAAAACATTAACGAAAAAAGAAGAAAAAACTGCAGATAA
- a CDS encoding AAA family ATPase, with translation MEIVRIKFGGFSNVENVELDFNKINTLVALNNYGKSNIIKGIQFGIDFIKNQSKTKAKMMAFKPFIPYNKNIDDKPFKFEIEINYSEKFSIVYSYSFDWIKNDKDKGKRILEESLKVKNLEEDSKYSTFLKRGLNKANYLPSKTGRCDREIKIDKDELVINKLESFDDLFYYSIIKVVNDLNIASVDTLQNPDDLFKKIRIQNNENLIVKNDYSLSMNEAANSAYFIYSLSKKKPQFFELFKDAVMTLLPSLEDFEPVEIDLKEKFSFNNDEDKLKLPLDFPEKIYDIRVKEKNNNQQTSITSLSSGSQKIFYVVSIAIAAEINRVPLITYEELENSIHPGLLQKLLIILDNLLEHSKILLSSHSPYLIQYLDFSNIKIGTPNDKGLATFKQLKKTKFNKLLSLAEDENISVGDLIFEKMIECESYDNEFFNEMCS, from the coding sequence ATGGAGATAGTTAGAATAAAATTTGGAGGTTTTTCCAATGTAGAAAATGTTGAGTTAGATTTTAACAAAATAAATACTCTTGTTGCTTTAAATAATTACGGTAAATCAAATATTATAAAAGGTATACAGTTTGGAATTGACTTTATTAAAAATCAATCGAAAACAAAAGCTAAAATGATGGCTTTTAAACCTTTTATACCTTATAATAAAAATATTGACGATAAGCCTTTTAAATTCGAAATTGAGATAAATTATTCAGAAAAATTTTCTATTGTTTATTCTTACTCGTTTGACTGGATAAAGAATGATAAAGATAAAGGTAAAAGGATTCTAGAAGAATCATTGAAAGTTAAGAATCTAGAAGAGGATTCTAAATATTCTACCTTTCTTAAGAGGGGATTGAATAAAGCTAATTATTTGCCATCAAAGACTGGTAGATGTGATAGAGAAATAAAAATAGACAAGGATGAATTGGTTATAAATAAATTGGAGAGTTTTGATGATTTATTTTATTATTCAATTATTAAAGTTGTAAATGATTTAAATATAGCATCTGTTGATACTTTACAAAACCCAGATGATTTATTTAAAAAAATTAGAATTCAAAATAATGAAAACTTAATTGTAAAAAATGATTATTCATTATCTATGAATGAAGCTGCAAATTCTGCCTATTTTATTTATAGTTTATCTAAGAAAAAGCCTCAATTTTTTGAACTTTTTAAAGATGCAGTGATGACATTATTACCATCTTTAGAGGATTTTGAGCCAGTTGAAATAGATTTAAAAGAAAAGTTTTCATTCAATAATGATGAGGATAAATTAAAGTTGCCCTTGGATTTTCCTGAAAAAATTTATGATATAAGAGTAAAGGAAAAAAATAATAATCAGCAGACAAGTATTACTAGTTTATCTTCAGGTTCGCAAAAAATCTTTTATGTAGTTTCTATTGCGATAGCTGCAGAGATCAATAGAGTTCCATTGATTACATATGAAGAATTAGAAAATTCAATTCATCCAGGTTTATTACAAAAACTCCTTATAATTTTAGATAACTTATTAGAACATTCAAAAATACTATTAAGTAGCCACTCTCCGTACCTAATTCAGTATTTGGATTTTTCAAATATTAAAATAGGAACTCCAAATGACAAAGGATTGGCCACATTCAAGCAATTGAAAAAGACAAAGTTCAATAAATTACTTTCTTTAGCAGAAGATGAAAATATTTCTGTTGGAGATTTAATCTTTGAAAAAATGATTGAATGTGAATCATACGACAATGAATTCTTTAACGAAATGTGTAGCTAA